From the genome of Anopheles moucheti chromosome 3, idAnoMoucSN_F20_07, whole genome shotgun sequence, one region includes:
- the LOC128301464 gene encoding probable basic-leucine zipper transcription factor M isoform X2: MNVYDLCYDDKLKLSTNQSVQLVNYGPPSTIGEDEFYDFPQQPESKTGCSAGTEVLMELEYVPGNMELMNHLTPPQTPPQSSSFGGVVGCVLPLQMPLNTVTISQQQQQQQSPEQFQQLYAPQQGLLQQEQQVSFQGSNDTNHNGYYIMGELSSVSNQIVNESIQQQAVPMEQLQEVPSDIETTLFNFGENYTPQQMSEMEKILLSLQRETYHDGDDDESCDSSEIGSIENGGSMSPASLTSSLVAQSPVYSDSAESSAYYGSSRNDGDDEDWCPLKAKKLNGRNGGAVTKKRTGPNGSTSSSRGRGIEEKKSRKKEQNKNAATRYRQKKKAEIEEILNVEEILRERNDKLKSESKELGRDIRCIKNLLRELLKSKI; this comes from the exons ATGAATGTCTATG ATCTATGCTACGATGATAAGCTGAAGCTATCGACGAACCAGTCCGTGCAGCTTGTTAACTACGGTCCACCGTCAACAATTGGGGAAGATGAATTTTACGACTTCCCGCAACAACCGGAGTCGAAGACCGGGTGCTCGGCTGGAACCGAAGTGTTGATGGAGCTCGAATATGTGCCCGGTAATATGGAGCTGATGAACCACCTGACGCCACCGCAAACGCCGCCCCAATCGTCGTCATTTGGCGGTGTCGTTGGTTGCGTCCTTCCACTTCAGATGCCGTTAAACACTGTCACGAtatcgcagcagcagcaacagcaacagtcaCCGGAACAGTTCCAACAGCTGTATGCGCCACAACAAGGATTGCTGCAGCAAGAGCAACAGGTATCGTTCCAGGGTTCCAACGACACCAACCACAACGGTTACTACATCATGGGCGAGCTCTCCAGCGTGTCGAACCAGATCGTGAATGAAAGTATCCAGCAGCAAGCGGTACCGATGGAACAACTGCAGGAAGTTCCCAGCGACATTGAGACCACTCTGTTTAACTTTGGCGAAAACTACACGCCCCAGCAGATGAGCGAGATGGAAAAAATCTTGCTCAGCCTGCAGCGTGAAACGTACCACGACGGAGATGATGACGAGTCGTGCGATTCTTCCGAGATCGGATCCATCGAAAATGGTGGCTCCATGTCGCCTGCATCGTTGACATCGTCCCTGGTTGCCCAATCGCCGGTCTACAGCGATTCGGCTGAATCGTCCGCTTACTACGGTAGTAGCCGCAACGATGGTGACGATGAGGACTGGTGCCCACTGAAGGCGAAAAAGCTGAACGGCCGTAACGGTGGCGCTGTGACGAAAAAGCGTACCGGACCGAAtggcagcaccagcagctccCGTGGCCGTGGCATTGAGGAGAAAAAGTCGCGTAAAAAGGAGCAGAACAAGAACGCTGCTACACGGTATCGCCAGAAGAAAAAGGCGGAAATAGAGGAGATTCTTAATGTGGAGGAAATTCTGCGCGAAAGGAATGACAAGCTGAAGAGTGAGTCGAAAGAACTCGGGCGCGACATACGATGCATTAAGAATTTGTTGCGCGAACTTCTGAAATCTAAGATTTAA
- the LOC128301465 gene encoding uncharacterized protein LOC128301465, translating into MELLALDEDSLMEIFSYFCFNELLVLSSVCKRFLHLCQRHLRKIRHFELDYRSVAGRENYPEYLRNVFTSLGPTLEAFRFSGGYIMDETLKQLIVDGVAEHCSNLRHLTINYTILNEQQLRSLAVLLDTLVHLDLGRCDLTDKSLGEFLRSRPLKLQTLAIPGNTNLLGAFFKDWTTAYDLQQLDLSYCFSLNVQEMDEFLTHHAKRLRAVDVTGSLWLQRNKDIFGKDDRSITMGTNLPVLEYYKAG; encoded by the coding sequence ATGGAGCTGCTCGCATTGGATGAGGATTCGCTGATGGAAATATTTTCCTACTTCTGCTTCAACGAACTACTAGTGCTGTCTTCCGTCTGCAAACGTTTTCTGCACCTGTGCCAGCGGCATCTGCGGAAAATACGTCACTTCGAGCTCGACTACCGAAGTGTGGCGGGACGCGAAAATTATCCGGAGTATCTTCGCAACGTGTTTACCAGCCTTGGACCAACGCTGGAAGCGTTCCGCTTTTCCGGTGGATACATCATGGACGAAACATTAAAACAGCTCATTGTGGACGGTGTGGCCGAACACTGTTCGAACTTACGCCACCTAACCATCAACTATACGATCCTTAACGAGCAGCAGCTGCGATCGCTGGCCGTCCTGTTGGATACGCTCGTGCATCTTGATCTTGGTCGCTGTGATCTAACCGACAAAAGCTTGGGAGAGTTCCTGCGATCGCGACCACTGAAACTGCAGACATTGGCCATACCGGGGAACACTAATTTGTTGGGTGCATTTTTCAAAGATTGGACCACGGCGTATGATTTGCAGCAGCTCGATTTAAGCTATTGCTTTTCGTTGAATGTGCAAGAGATGGATGAGTTCTTGACGCACCATGCCAAGCGTTTACGGGCGGTCGATGTTACCGGAAGCCTATGGTTGCAGCGCAACAAGGATATCTTTGGGAAGGATGACCGATCGATAACGATGGGAACCAACCTACCGGTGTTGGAATACTACAAAGCAGGCTAA